A portion of the Parvularculales bacterium genome contains these proteins:
- a CDS encoding MFS transporter gives MSDIPAGPAKDTTNPASEPPWPHPAYAWYVVVVLVIAYTFSFIDRQILSLLVGPMKQDLDISDTQMSLLQGFAFALFYTIMGLPIGRMVDRRHRIRIIAVGIFFWSLMTALCGIARQYWQLFLFRMGVGVGEAALSPAAYSLISDYFKPHRIGVALGVYGMGVYIGAGLALVIGGLVIQGVSGGDDIILPLVGEVRPWQLVFFIVGFPGFLVALWALTLKEPVRRGLSQSAMQTATSINAAGKIPAAIPLRKVLAYMNANRLALFCLSMCYALVAMMAYGVAAWIPEFFIRTHGWSAGDAGIVYGLIIVVFGTAGVVCGGWLGDVLTSRGIRSGRMWVMTGSAVASIPFALFYPLVESDTLALIILMPSTFFATFVTGAGPSAIPEITPNQMRGFVAAFIIFVVNIIGLGIGPTSIALMTDYFFQDEAMLNYSLAIVPTIILTLAAIIGFIGIKPYEHNRDYLKAYQVRESQ, from the coding sequence GTGAGCGATATCCCCGCAGGCCCCGCCAAAGACACAACAAATCCGGCATCCGAACCTCCCTGGCCTCACCCGGCCTATGCTTGGTATGTGGTCGTGGTTCTGGTGATTGCATATACGTTTTCTTTCATTGACCGGCAGATCTTAAGTCTGTTGGTAGGGCCAATGAAGCAAGACCTCGATATTAGTGACACCCAGATGAGTTTGTTACAGGGTTTTGCTTTTGCCCTGTTTTATACCATCATGGGGTTGCCCATCGGACGTATGGTGGACAGACGACACCGTATTCGCATTATTGCGGTGGGGATTTTCTTCTGGAGCCTCATGACGGCCTTGTGCGGCATAGCACGTCAGTATTGGCAATTATTTCTGTTTCGCATGGGCGTCGGTGTCGGGGAGGCCGCCCTATCACCTGCGGCCTATTCTCTTATTTCGGACTATTTCAAACCTCACCGCATTGGCGTTGCGCTGGGGGTTTACGGCATGGGGGTTTATATCGGCGCCGGACTGGCGCTGGTGATCGGCGGCCTTGTTATCCAGGGCGTTTCCGGGGGCGATGACATTATTCTACCTCTGGTGGGAGAAGTGCGGCCCTGGCAGTTAGTGTTTTTTATTGTGGGCTTTCCCGGATTTCTTGTTGCCTTGTGGGCGCTCACCCTCAAAGAGCCAGTGCGGCGGGGGCTGTCTCAATCTGCCATGCAAACGGCTACATCTATCAATGCAGCCGGCAAAATCCCTGCCGCCATTCCATTAAGAAAAGTGCTGGCTTATATGAACGCCAACCGGCTGGCGTTGTTTTGCCTGAGCATGTGCTATGCGCTGGTTGCCATGATGGCTTATGGGGTAGCGGCGTGGATACCGGAGTTTTTCATTCGAACTCATGGCTGGAGCGCCGGAGATGCGGGCATCGTCTATGGGCTTATCATTGTCGTTTTTGGAACGGCCGGTGTGGTATGCGGCGGATGGCTGGGTGATGTCTTAACGTCCCGCGGTATTCGCAGTGGCCGTATGTGGGTGATGACAGGGAGTGCCGTAGCCTCCATTCCCTTTGCCCTGTTTTATCCACTCGTAGAGAGCGATACGCTGGCTCTTATTATATTGATGCCCTCGACATTTTTTGCGACCTTTGTTACCGGCGCCGGACCTTCCGCCATTCCGGAAATTACGCCTAACCAGATGCGCGGTTTTGTTGCTGCCTTCATTATTTTTGTGGTCAATATTATTGGTCTGGGTATCGGCCCCACATCCATTGCCCTGATGACAGATTATTTTTTTCAGGACGAAGCCATGCTTAATTATTCTCTGGCCATTGTGCCGACTATTATCCTGACACTGGCGGCTATCATAGGGTTTATCGGTATAAAACCTTATGAACATAACCGCGACTATCTAAAGGCTTATCAAGTCAGGGAAAGCCAGTAA
- a CDS encoding iron-sulfur cluster assembly scaffold protein yields the protein MLNEIYNQKILSLAADIPRIGRLAAPDATATATSPLCGSRVTVDLTLEQGVVTDFAHEVKACALGQASSSIMAHKVIGATSAELREVAAQMRRMLKEDSPPPSGRWSDLEILLPVREFKARHASTLLTFDAVEECLEQIEQGTKRDI from the coding sequence ATGCTCAACGAGATTTACAACCAGAAAATCTTGTCTTTGGCGGCAGATATTCCCCGCATTGGGCGCCTGGCGGCTCCTGATGCTACGGCAACCGCGACCAGTCCCCTGTGTGGCAGCCGGGTGACGGTAGACCTTACTCTGGAGCAGGGCGTTGTTACGGATTTCGCTCATGAGGTTAAGGCTTGTGCTTTAGGGCAAGCATCATCATCTATCATGGCGCATAAAGTGATAGGAGCCACCTCAGCCGAACTGCGTGAAGTGGCGGCCCAAATGCGCCGGATGTTGAAAGAAGACAGCCCTCCGCCTTCCGGGCGCTGGAGCGATCTTGAAATCTTATTGCCGGTGCGCGAATTTAAGGCGCGTCACGCCTCTACTCTGCTTACCTTTGATGCTGTAGAAGAATGTCTTGAGCAGATTGAACAAGGCACCAAACGAGATATATAA
- the thrS gene encoding threonine--tRNA ligase, whose protein sequence is MITVSLPDGAQRSLDGPMDGLAFAGTIAKSLAKRAIALKVDGVMKDLATVIDKDCALEVIVADTPDGLELLRHDAAHVMAQAVQELYPDTQVTIGPVIENGFYYDFAREERFRPEDLPLIEARMSEIVDRNTPLVREVWDRDEAVRIFKDMGEAYKAELIESIPAGEEIGVYRQGEWFDLCRGPHLPSTGHLGKAFKLTHIAGAYWRGDARNEMLQRIYGTAWATEKQLKDYLTMLEEAERRDHRRIGREMELFHFQEEAPGMAFWHPSGWTLYKTLQAYMSRKLIRAGYHEINTPTLVDRRLWETSGHWEKFRENMFISESDHARTMAVKPMSCPGHVQVFNQGLKSYRDLPLRLSEFGACVRNEPSGALHGLMRVRGFVQDDAHIFCTEEQINSETQSFCHLLEEIYRDLGFEDIRIMFADRPEVRTGSDDVWDRAEQALEEATKASGLPYEMNPGEGAFYGPKLEFHLRDAIGRSWQCGTLQVDFNLPTLLGATYVGEDSNRHVPVMLHRAILGSMERFIGILIEQYEGRFPLWLAPVQAVVASITNDVDDYARKVLAELENAGLRATLDIRNEKINYKVREHSLAHVPAIMVVGKQEQEKESVSMRRLGCKDQTRLSLGKAIEGLVDEARPPDRR, encoded by the coding sequence ATGATTACGGTATCACTGCCGGATGGCGCACAACGAAGCCTTGATGGCCCTATGGATGGGTTGGCTTTTGCGGGTACTATTGCAAAATCTCTGGCCAAGCGTGCCATTGCGCTGAAGGTGGATGGCGTAATGAAAGATTTAGCCACGGTTATAGACAAAGATTGCGCGTTGGAGGTTATCGTTGCAGACACCCCGGACGGTTTAGAACTATTGCGCCATGATGCCGCGCATGTGATGGCGCAGGCTGTGCAGGAGTTGTATCCCGACACGCAGGTAACCATCGGTCCGGTGATAGAGAACGGATTCTATTACGACTTCGCCCGTGAGGAGCGGTTTAGGCCGGAGGATTTACCTCTCATTGAAGCGCGCATGAGTGAGATTGTAGACAGGAACACGCCTCTTGTCCGGGAAGTCTGGGACAGGGATGAAGCGGTGCGGATTTTTAAGGATATGGGCGAAGCTTATAAGGCGGAGCTTATAGAGTCTATTCCGGCCGGGGAGGAAATAGGCGTTTATCGGCAAGGGGAGTGGTTTGATTTATGCCGTGGGCCCCACTTGCCCTCCACGGGGCATTTAGGCAAGGCCTTCAAGTTGACGCACATCGCAGGGGCCTATTGGCGCGGAGATGCCCGCAATGAAATGTTGCAACGTATCTATGGCACGGCATGGGCTACGGAAAAGCAGCTAAAAGATTATCTGACTATGTTGGAGGAGGCAGAGCGTCGTGACCATCGTCGTATTGGTCGGGAGATGGAACTGTTTCATTTTCAGGAAGAAGCACCGGGCATGGCGTTTTGGCATCCTTCAGGCTGGACTCTGTATAAGACGCTACAAGCGTATATGAGTCGCAAACTCATTCGGGCCGGATATCACGAAATTAACACGCCGACGCTGGTTGACAGGAGGCTCTGGGAGACATCGGGGCACTGGGAAAAATTTCGCGAAAACATGTTTATTAGCGAATCTGACCATGCCCGCACCATGGCTGTTAAACCCATGAGTTGCCCCGGTCATGTGCAGGTTTTTAATCAGGGTCTCAAGAGTTATCGGGATTTACCCTTGCGGCTGTCGGAGTTTGGCGCATGTGTGCGCAATGAGCCCTCCGGTGCGCTCCATGGGCTCATGCGGGTGCGGGGGTTTGTGCAGGATGACGCCCATATTTTCTGCACCGAGGAGCAGATTAACAGCGAAACTCAAAGTTTTTGCCACCTGCTTGAAGAGATATACCGGGATCTGGGCTTTGAGGATATTCGCATCATGTTTGCCGACAGGCCTGAGGTGCGCACCGGCTCTGATGATGTGTGGGACAGGGCCGAACAGGCCCTTGAGGAGGCCACCAAAGCATCAGGTTTGCCCTACGAAATGAACCCGGGTGAGGGGGCTTTTTATGGTCCGAAGCTGGAGTTTCATCTGCGCGATGCCATAGGCCGCTCGTGGCAGTGCGGCACTTTGCAGGTGGACTTCAATCTGCCAACCTTGTTGGGTGCCACTTATGTTGGTGAAGACAGCAACCGCCATGTGCCGGTAATGCTACACCGCGCAATTTTGGGGTCCATGGAGCGCTTTATCGGCATTTTGATTGAACAATATGAAGGACGTTTTCCGTTGTGGCTGGCGCCGGTTCAGGCGGTGGTAGCCTCGATTACCAATGATGTTGATGATTATGCCCGTAAGGTTTTGGCGGAACTGGAGAATGCGGGTTTGCGGGCGACCCTTGATATCCGCAACGAAAAAATCAACTACAAGGTGCGGGAGCACTCTTTGGCTCATGTTCCGGCTATCATGGTGGTGGGAAAGCAGGAACAGGAGAAAGAATCTGTCAGTATGCGGCGTCTGGGGTGCAAAGACCAAACTCGCCTGTCTCTTGGTAAGGCTATAGAGGGGCTTGTTGATGAGGCCCGCCCGCCGGACCGGCGTTAG
- the cysS gene encoding cysteine--tRNA ligase: MVLRIHNTVGRKKEAFKPLNPAQVTIYVCGPTVYAPPHIGNARPAVVFDVLVRLLRHLYPDVLYVRNITDVEDKILAAAKAENKPFTDITTRYTALYHDNLISLGVLPPDVEPIVTQSMDEIIEMIADLVHKAYAYVAESHVLFHVPSHEAYGTLSGRNREQMIDGARVEVAPYKRDAADFVLWKPSGDDETGWDSPWGRGRPGWHIECSAMIARHLGPTIDIHGGGLDLAFPHHENELAQSQCAHEGAPLARYWMHNGMVTMQSEKMSKSEGNIILVQDLLAKAPGEAVRYALLSGHYRQPLDWSDDLLQQSRRSLDRLYRALRGMEKSGRADPPSGFMGALQDDLNTPQALAALFGLARSCQDAEGAARQNMQAQLRSAGELLGLLQDKPENWFGEGVHEADDRGGDEIDQLVAARSQARTAGDFAKADEIRRQLEARGIIIEDGPSGSRWHRAH, from the coding sequence ATGGTATTACGGATTCATAATACGGTAGGGCGAAAAAAAGAAGCCTTTAAGCCCCTTAATCCGGCGCAGGTGACGATTTATGTATGCGGCCCGACCGTCTATGCGCCGCCTCATATTGGCAATGCGCGTCCGGCGGTAGTCTTTGACGTGTTGGTGCGTTTGTTGCGTCATCTTTATCCGGATGTTCTCTATGTGCGGAACATTACCGATGTGGAAGACAAGATTCTAGCGGCCGCCAAAGCAGAAAACAAACCGTTTACGGATATCACCACCCGCTATACGGCATTATATCACGACAATCTGATATCTCTTGGAGTATTGCCGCCGGATGTAGAGCCAATTGTCACTCAAAGCATGGATGAGATTATAGAGATGATAGCTGATCTTGTTCACAAAGCTTATGCCTATGTTGCTGAGAGTCATGTATTGTTTCATGTGCCGTCACATGAGGCTTATGGTACGTTATCGGGGCGCAATCGGGAGCAGATGATTGACGGGGCACGTGTTGAGGTAGCCCCTTACAAGCGCGATGCGGCAGACTTTGTTCTCTGGAAGCCGTCAGGTGATGATGAAACGGGCTGGGATAGTCCTTGGGGGCGGGGTCGTCCGGGTTGGCATATTGAATGTTCCGCCATGATTGCCCGGCATCTTGGCCCGACCATAGACATTCACGGCGGCGGTCTTGATTTAGCGTTTCCGCATCATGAAAATGAATTGGCCCAGAGTCAGTGCGCCCATGAAGGTGCTCCTCTTGCCCGGTATTGGATGCACAATGGTATGGTGACGATGCAAAGTGAAAAAATGTCTAAGTCTGAGGGTAATATCATTCTGGTGCAGGATTTGTTGGCAAAAGCCCCGGGAGAGGCTGTGCGGTATGCTTTGTTATCGGGGCATTATCGTCAGCCGTTAGACTGGAGCGATGATTTACTTCAGCAGTCCCGGCGGTCACTGGACAGATTATATCGCGCCCTGCGGGGTATGGAGAAAAGCGGACGAGCTGACCCTCCTTCCGGTTTTATGGGTGCGCTGCAGGATGATCTCAACACGCCGCAGGCGTTGGCGGCTTTGTTTGGGCTGGCGCGGTCATGTCAGGATGCTGAGGGGGCGGCCCGACAAAACATGCAGGCGCAGCTTCGGAGTGCCGGAGAGTTGTTAGGGCTTTTGCAGGACAAGCCGGAGAACTGGTTTGGCGAGGGCGTCCATGAGGCGGATGATAGGGGTGGTGATGAAATAGATCAGTTGGTGGCCGCCCGGTCACAAGCACGGACGGCCGGAGATTTCGCTAAGGCCGATGAAATCCGCCGGCAGTTAGAGGCAAGGGGAATTATTATTGAGGATGGCCCGTCTGGTTCGCGCTGGCATCGTGCTCATTGA
- the yidD gene encoding membrane protein insertion efficiency factor YidD: protein MLGLIKVYQWGISPFLPPRCRYGPSCSAYAATAIMRHGVWRGGWLILARLCRCHPWGGSGFDPVPDVVQHQPFYAPWRYGEWRYGGNYKK from the coding sequence ATGTTGGGCCTCATTAAAGTCTATCAATGGGGCATATCACCGTTTCTTCCGCCACGATGCCGTTACGGGCCGAGTTGTTCGGCCTATGCCGCCACGGCCATCATGCGTCATGGTGTGTGGCGCGGAGGGTGGCTTATATTGGCGCGGTTGTGCCGGTGTCACCCTTGGGGAGGAAGCGGCTTTGATCCGGTCCCGGATGTTGTGCAGCATCAGCCGTTTTATGCACCTTGGCGGTATGGCGAATGGCGTTATGGTGGCAATTATAAGAAGTGA
- a CDS encoding CoA transferase, with translation MLTGLRVIELATYIAAPAAAGMLADWGADVIKVEPPTGCPMRLMFSSLQNDFYQGNPVFGLDNRGKRGIVLDVSKEDGMEALKRLVKDADVFITNLRPDSMKSLAVEYDDLKTVNPRLVYASLTGYGLQGEEKNRAGLDIAAFYARSGFGHLSTIKGGEPVLMRTAVGDHITGVGMVAGIMAALLEREKTGRGKFVEASLLRAGVYAAGSDMSIQLKFNRVGSLKARHDSVNPLSNFFKTKEGSWFVIVPRQGEKDWPALCRAIGKPELIDDERFNGNRARRNNAAELVDMLDAEFAAHDMNEWKQKLDAEDIVWAPMQSPAQVAEDPQAIAAGAFVEMTDQNSNETYLSPAPPVRFPEEGDTPKRGAPELGQHTEQVLKEIGYDNKTITELKTSGALG, from the coding sequence ATGCTGACAGGCCTCCGCGTTATTGAACTGGCCACCTATATCGCCGCACCCGCCGCCGCCGGAATGCTTGCCGACTGGGGAGCCGATGTCATCAAGGTCGAACCCCCGACAGGGTGCCCCATGCGGCTTATGTTCAGCAGTCTGCAAAATGATTTTTATCAGGGTAATCCTGTCTTCGGTCTGGATAACCGCGGCAAACGCGGCATTGTTCTGGATGTTTCCAAAGAAGACGGCATGGAAGCCCTCAAACGGCTGGTAAAAGACGCCGATGTTTTTATCACCAACCTGCGTCCGGACAGCATGAAAAGTCTGGCGGTTGAATATGACGATCTGAAAACCGTTAACCCCCGCCTTGTTTATGCAAGTCTTACGGGCTACGGCCTTCAGGGAGAGGAGAAAAACCGCGCCGGACTCGATATCGCCGCCTTTTATGCCCGCTCCGGATTTGGTCATCTGTCAACCATCAAAGGCGGTGAACCAGTGTTGATGCGCACCGCCGTCGGTGACCATATCACCGGCGTCGGGATGGTAGCGGGTATTATGGCGGCCCTTCTGGAGCGCGAAAAAACCGGGCGCGGTAAATTCGTAGAAGCCTCCCTTCTGCGCGCCGGTGTTTATGCGGCAGGTTCAGACATGTCTATTCAGCTTAAGTTTAATCGTGTCGGGTCTCTTAAGGCGCGGCATGACTCGGTTAATCCTCTGAGCAATTTCTTCAAGACCAAAGAAGGCTCATGGTTTGTTATCGTGCCACGTCAGGGAGAGAAAGACTGGCCGGCACTATGCCGCGCTATCGGCAAGCCGGAACTCATTGACGACGAGCGGTTTAACGGCAACCGGGCACGACGCAATAACGCCGCAGAACTGGTCGATATGCTGGACGCCGAATTTGCCGCTCATGATATGAACGAATGGAAACAAAAACTGGATGCGGAGGATATTGTCTGGGCTCCGATGCAAAGTCCGGCACAGGTGGCGGAAGACCCTCAGGCCATTGCGGCAGGCGCTTTTGTTGAAATGACCGATCAAAACAGTAATGAGACGTATCTCTCTCCGGCCCCACCGGTGCGGTTTCCTGAAGAAGGTGATACTCCCAAGAGAGGCGCACCGGAGCTGGGACAACATACCGAGCAGGTGCTGAAAGAAATCGGCTACGATAATAAGACCATAACCGAGCTTAAGACATCAGGCGCTCTGGGATAA